In Malus sylvestris chromosome 2, drMalSylv7.2, whole genome shotgun sequence, the genomic stretch TTACTCTTGGCAGTTTGAGCTGATATGAGTGCTCAAGTTCAGCGATATCATGGCAAAGGAAAGCAAAGCTATTGCCTCGTTGCATACTATCCTTCATCCGGTTAATCTCCCTATTCCTGTGCGGTTCACATAACGACGAAAAAAATGTTGAATATCAAGCACATAATGGATTTAACACCGAACGAGCACGGTGGCCATGCTAGTAGTTGATATTACATTGAAGTCAGAATATAAACTCAAGTACCTGACATAAGCCGCACAAGCCCATCCGAAAGCAAGAACCAAACAGATTAGACAACCCTACGGCGCAAATACAGAAATTTAGACGTGCccaccaaaagaaaaacatagTTTAACTATGTTAATCTAATATCACAAAGATATTAATCTTCCAAATCTCATTGCCCAATAGAGTGTAGTTTGAACTTCCTATGAAAAACACTAATCTTTCAATTCGAAAGTAACATAAAGAATTGCCTAAGAAATTGCGAAATCAAGGAGTAATATAAGTcgatttttgaagtgccaataacaattcccaatcCTAAAGCAGTCTACTTTTTTCAGTTTAAACCTCATTTTCTGGATTTTTGACTTCTCTCTCACCCAGAAATCAAATAGTTGACCTCCATTGATTGCAACTACAGCGAATTTCAcacagaaattcgaaaattactTTTAAGCCAAAAAGCATGAagctttaatttttcttttcaataatcGAAAATAAAAACTGCCGCCATAAATCGTAATTGAGGAAACTCAAACTTCGAATTTGAGGAATCGGCAATTCCAGAACCGAATCAGCCGCGACaccaaattacaaattaaacacaacgaaaagaaaattttccactgaattttctcggcaaccaaacggaCCGGGATCTGAAAGAAACATAAAATGGCGAAAAAAATCGaaacttgaaggaaaaaaaaacaaacctgGATCTGAACGAAGACCGCTAGCGGGCTGGAGAACGCTTTGCTGAGAGAGAAGAGTATCGAATCGAGAGGGTCCAATGCAGACATTATTACCATAAGCCCGTGTGattgtatctctctctctttatataaatatatatatatatgtatatattttaggGAAGTCCCTCTCTTTCTTTGTTTCGCTCGGATAGCTTGTTATCGGTAGGACGAGACAAAGATTATGGCGAGGAGGGAATCCGCAGACATTCTCTCAGACCGCCATGGCCGACGAACAGCGTCGATAATCGCGACGGAGAGACGtaggagcgagagagagagagagagaaagagtgagagGAGAGAAAGGGGGGTTAGAGTGAGAGAGCGCGTAATTTTATATTTCGAAGCAGACGGAGGAAATTTGCAATTGCCTCGCTGGCTGCGGCTCATTGACCACACAATATAACACTATTTCCTTCCTGCACTTTTGCTGGCTTTCAAGAGAGAGGGTTGAAAAAGGACGGAGACCGATAGCGTTACATATTGATTCCTCCCTTTTCATTGGTTGTTTGGTCCCACGCTAATACCGTCGTCTGATGTTATTATTTTACTATAACGATATTATTAGTATAGTGATATTGAACTCTGAGATTCAAATTTATAGTCTCTCACTtatagataaaaaaataatattgtaaAATCGTAGTATTAAGTAAAATAATCTTTGGGTCGTACGAACATCCTTGGGCGTAGGAAAAATCTCTCAATATTGCTAGACGAACCTATATGTAAAATAATCTTCCCTATTTACATCAAGATCATAATTCAAGCGGTTGGATCGTGTTCTGgcacattgaaatttttttccatTGTTTGACGCATTAGCATCAATATCAAAGAGTTTTGGCGCACATATCAACTTCAAGTTATTTGTTGTAAGGAAATAATAACTTTTTACATGTATGTGCTAAGCATTTTTTGTGGAGTATAAAGATACGGGAATATACTACTTCAtgaaagaaaattattttcacacatcatttttctctttttgttttaaCTCTAATtctcatttgatttatttaattagaATACGGATGCCAAAGATAAAAAATTGCTGTACAGACAAAATGGGCCATATTTTATGTATCGTAACATAGACAGCTACGAGTTTATATTTTTGGTATGACATTGATAAATAAAACACGTGTTATACCGAATAAATTgatggaggaaaaaaaaattaaaatagagaaattgagaCGGCCAATCAGAGGTCGTGAGGTGTCATCTTGTCATAAAAGGAAGATGCTTATCTAAGATCCGAATCTACAACTTAGTCGTTTTTGGATAACATTGTAGTGCGTCACTGTCTTTGTAAGCTACCATCGCATATATTTTCTGTCgtgtttgttttctttaatccttatcttattatttaattaattgattaattaatttactCCCATAAATCCCATTTGTTTTTTGCTAACTCCACGACTCAATCTATatcttctctttcatttttatttttatttttcttgtttggatGTCGAGAGAATTAAGAAACTATAAGGAAAAAGAAGTTTAAtataattttcttaattatttcttaattatttatagaaaaagaaGTTTAATAAATCCTTACTATTCAAGTGGATCTTGAAAAAGTACtccatgtcttttttttttctttttttttttcaaatctttttcataGTCTTCATAGGTATTTGTCTACCCTTTTGCTTTGACGGCTAAGAGTTCAGTTCATGTGTCTAAACCATCTTTACTGATCTTCACTAACTCTACAAATCAACCTGATTCATAGGCTCACtcaattaatttgaaatttgatccattgAATAAGGATAGAAACGTATACAAACACATCATCTTGTGATCACATTGGTAGGTACAAGTAGCATTCATACAAACTTATGTTTCAATGTTTCATGTAACATCTTGAACTACAATAGACGACTTTTGGAGATAACTTTGGTTCCGGGGATGTATGAGTAGGACATACAACGTTGGTAAGTCAAAGGAATAAATTTTACCAATCTCGACATAAGTATCGCAGGCCAACTCTTGGTTACAAATTATAAACTGACACGTATTATAAAGACAAAAAAATAATGTTTGCAAATGCGTTGAACCATAATTTATCTGCAAGGAGCACAATAAGGAGCTAAGTATTTTTTCAAAGTTAATTAAGGAGTCTGTTTAGAATTGCTTTTGAAaaggttaaaagtgttttctatCAACAAAAAACTCTTATGAATTGTAATAGTATTTTATGAATAAGCGTGTTACATGCTTTTTTTGAGCATATTTGGcaccaaaattgtttttgacCATGTTTAGcagaaaaagttaaaaaatgatgtgtTTTAAGATGCActtgcattttcataaaaaaaattgcagttAATGAAAATGCTTATGAGTATAAGTGCTTATTAAAAATACATTTCCAAGGTGGCCCTTCATGATGCATTTCTAAGAAAGCAattgaaattttaataaaatttctacatgtttataataaaaacacttctaacaaaagcacttatgaatataagtgctTCACACATGTAATTCCAAATAAGCAATGAGAAAGAATGGAACAAAATCAGTGCCACCACCGTAGTTGTGACGATATTCCAGGCAAATTTTGCTGTCGCCCCCAGAGAGGTGGAAAAGTGCTTTTGACTAAAGTGGGCTGTCAATGGGTTGGTTTAGCTTAATATTGGCAAGGAAAGGCGGCTGGGAACATGGGGGGACCAAATCAGAAACCTCAAACAGAGAGGGAGAGGCATGAGTAGGAGGCATCTTCAATTGCACATTTGGCATCCTCTTCGTGAATCACATGGTCTTGCCAGATTTGAAGCCGATGGATCATACAACTAACATGGCagcattttatattttaatttttgttcttattcttttttttttatatttgggaTGGTTGGATTTGGTATATTCTGATAGGGGTCCCTACAAACAAATCCTTCTAATTTGACTTGTACCTACAATTCTTGGTGGAAAGAGGACTGTTAGCTTTTTGAGGGCATTTCCAACGCATAGGGAGTAAGATTCTCTGCCCTTCAAACTCTCTTTCCCTCTAGTTAGAAATTTTGGGATGGGAAAGAGAATGCAAATatacggttttttttttttacattatccAGTGAAACGGGTCTTTTACATCCTAAAATTTCCGGCCAATTGGAGTAAAAAAACTAGGCTTTAACATGTAAATTGTTCATTTCAAGACAATTTACATCTCCTGTTGGAGATGCCCTCAGAATTGCATATGCATCGATTCGCTTCCAGACTCTTAAGGCATATACTTGCAAAGAATCGGCGTGCGAGATTTGTGTATTATCCTCATTCTTAAACCCGAACAAACAGAGAATGCAAAAGTAGGTCTCTCGTTGAAATTCGGTATGTCACGACTCATATTTGAACAACTAGGTATCAGATCACTGGGGGAGTTGTTTTACAGCTAGAAGAACCGGTATCATACTCATTCATGACTTCTCCGATTCACGCTTCAAACAGCACTGGGAATCTGGATTGGATGAGCTTTGGGATGGAAAGTAATGGACAGAATGTGACACAATTGCTATGGAGATCCTATTCATCTATTCAAGTTGGCAAATTTTGCAAAATTTCGTTTGATCACATGCATCATACAAGATTCAGTAActggaaaacaaaaaagatGGATGCCATTTTCGAACCACATATGCTCGAAAACAACTATGCATAGGCGAtcaagaaacaaacaaaaactcaTAAGCATTTGACATCATCGCTATATCATATGCATAGCCTACAGAACAGGTCTCATACCGCAAGTTTAGTTGCAGAAAACTTAACTTTCAGCTGTAAATGCAGACAATTCTGCAGTGTAGTGAGTAACAATTGAAAGCTAACCATACTTCATATCATCGTGAGATTTGTGGTACTCATTCATTAACATTGGAACACCACGCTCACAGATTAGAGGGAAATGTATGTGTTTTGTGATAAGGGATAATGGAAAGTTGCAGGAAACACGACAGCAGTCTTTGAAGATGATTAGTTGCTGTTTCTAGTTTCTATGAACAAACGTGAATAATAGCATCCAAGCTTCAAATAAATCAGTAGTATGAACTGTGATGCACAATTTAACGATCTCAACTCGTTTAAGATAATTGTTTTAACACCAAAAATTAGAGTTGTTATGGCACACATTTCTGATCAAGAGGCTATACGGAAATAAAAACTGTAAACCTACTCCCCAACTTTAGATAAAGCTGTAAAAAGTGCTAATATAAAGTACAATGTTTATGACAAACCTCAGTCAAGTTCGTCAGTCTGCTGATTAACTGCATGGACATTCTCATTGTTATTGTTTCCGGTTAAGTGATGAAGCAGCACACCAGTTGCAACACTGACATTTAAGCTCTCCACGGCCAAAAGTGATCGGAACTCTTCAGCTGAGCATGCATGTTTCCCTTCCACGGTTTCAGTATCATCAACTCCACCAGCAGTAATTTCCACGGGAATATTCCCCGGGATTCTAATCAAATCAGTGCAAGATCTTTCCACCAAAGGTCTCAACCCAGTGCCCTCACTTCCCAGAACAAGAATTGTTGGCACACTAGGTGCAACCTCGTTCAAAGGTAAAGCCTTGGAAGAAACAGAACCTCCAAGAACCCGCCAACCATTTTCAGCCGAGGATGTTAGGAACTGCATCATATTCTTGCAGTATCTCAACTCCATCAACTCAAGTGAGCCTGCACTTGATTTGCTCACAACGCCACTCAGTGGGGCTGAATTCTTGGCACATAACACCACCCCAGAAGCTCCAAAGAAGTAAGCCGACCTGATGATTGCCCCCACATTCTGAGGATCTGTAACCTCATCCAAAGCAATCCAGAGAGAACCCTTATCTTCCTCAACTGAAACAGGTTCCAATTCGTTAATTTTCACCATCTCCAACGGAGAGGTATCTAGAACCAGACCCTGATGAGGTCGATTATCAGTAGCCATATTAAGATCATGCTTAGAGACATCCTTTACGTTTAACCCAATCTTGTCAGCCATCAGTAAAATTCTCTCAAAGCCCTTCTTGTCCTTCTTCTTCCTAT encodes the following:
- the LOC126596532 gene encoding uncharacterized protein LOC126596532 — protein: MITVGGTEDWGKPIQKKIMLGKVVHLSMGVKKVVGRGSAVKDYQSDYRGRDRRLEEANTEGDAEEEEVGEEEEMEAVDDPRWDHIQNKLRGMEDVKPGRERPEFRRWNRQEDWGKKTWNEATESSVPRMIGQSVYGVGPVLAALSAGRREFYALYIQEGMDLSKNNRKKKDKKGFERILLMADKIGLNVKDVSKHDLNMATDNRPHQGLVLDTSPLEMVKINELEPVSVEEDKGSLWIALDEVTDPQNVGAIIRSAYFFGASGVVLCAKNSAPLSGVVSKSSAGSLELMELRYCKNMMQFLTSSAENGWRVLGGSVSSKALPLNEVAPSVPTILVLGSEGTGLRPLVERSCTDLIRIPGNIPVEITAGGVDDTETVEGKHACSAEEFRSLLAVESLNVSVATGVLLHHLTGNNNNENVHAVNQQTDELD